The nucleotide window GACACTGCTGGACGCCTTGTCCAACGTGGTGTTGGCACTGCAGAACGCCGTCTTGCTGGCGCTCGCTGCCGAGGTCGACGTGGTGCCCGAGGCAGCCGGGGCGCTGCCGCTGCTGCCACATGCCGCTCCGCCGATGGCCACCAGGCCGAGGACAACCGCGCTGGGAGTGAGGAACCGTCTCATCTGTTGAGCCCTTCGTTCGCCGAACGCGGCAGGGTACCCCAGGTCCCCCCTGCTGTCAGGGACTCAAATACGGTGCGCGATGCCTGTTACGGCAACGGCCGTGTCGGTCGTCGTCACGAGGTGACCGAGCCGGGCGGGGGGACGGCCCCCGGGCCGGTCTTCGAGCACGCCAGCGCCGCCGGGGTGTCTCCAGGAGGGGCCAGCCTGGGCAGCTTGGGGAAGGTCGGGGCGTGGCGGGCCAGCGCACCGAGATCGAGGAAGTCGGTCAGATCGTTGGCGTTGGCGTCCCGGTAGGTGAGGGCGGGCAGGTTCCACTTCCGCTCGACCATGGCCAGGATCGAGGTGTGGTCGTAGAGCCGGTGGCTCACGTAGCCCCGCTTGGCGTAGGGGGACACGATCACGGCCGGCACCCGGAATCCGTACCTGGCGTACCCGTCGTAGCTCGCCTCACCCGGCTGCACCATCGGCGGGACGGCATCGGGCGCGAGGGCGGAGGGGGGAGGGACGTGGTCGTAGTAACCGCCCCCTTCGTCGTAGGTGACGACGAGCATGGTGCTCGGCCAGAGCGGGGACGACCCGAGGGCGTCCACCACCCGGGCCAGAAGCCCCTCGCCCACGGCGATGTTCTGCGGGTTCTCCTGCGACTGGGTGCCGTAGTCGGGATCGAGGAGGGTGAACGACGAAAGGTTCCCCGCCGCCGAGTCGTTGTAGAACTGGTCGAAACCGGCGTGGTGCAGCGCCTCGGTGGGACCGTCGGTGACGGGGAACAGCTCGGGCGTCGCTCCCGTCGGGTAGCTGGCGGCGTAGTCGGTCCAGCTGATCCCGTGGGTGTCGAGCTCGTTGAAGATGGTCGGGTCCGGCGTGGCCAGCCCGGCGTCGGGCACGGCGTTGCCCGGGCTGGTTCCGATGTCGTCGGTCATGCCCGCCGCGGTGGCGGCCACGAGGAAGCGCCGCTCGGGATCGGTCTGGGCCAGGGCCGAGGAGAACCAGCGGTCGGCGATCGGGAAGGTCGACGCCAGGCTGTAGGTGAACGGGAGGTCGGCGCCGGTCCAGTAGCCCATGGCCACCCCGCCGACGATCCGGGTGGTGGCGGGGCTGATCGGAGTGCGGACGAAGCCGTCGTTGCGCCCGTTGTCATAGGCGTTGTGGCTGGCCGCCCACTCCTGGCTCGGGGTGGAGGAGAGCTGGCACGTCGTCGGCATGTGGAATGCGTGCTGCACCCTCCCGTCCGGGTACGGGTTGGTGGCGGTGGGCGCGCCGTTGCGGCCCCGCGCCAGGCCGTCCCCCCGGCCCAGCATCCCGAAGAGGTTGTCGAAGGTGTGGTTCTCGAGCATGAGCACCACGATGTGGCTCACGCCCGGCAGGGTGTCGGTCCCCGCCGCCCGGGCCGGGTCGGGCACCGCGCCGGGCGTGCGGAGCTCGGAGTGGCCGTGGGCGGCCAGGGCGGGGCGGGCCCACGCCGGCGCCGCCGCCGGGCTGCCGCGTGCCCCCCGGCCCGGGCCGACCAGGCCGGAGGCCAGCGCCACCGCCGCCAACCCGAGCGTGCCCAGAACGGCCCCCCGCCGACGCCTCATCCCGACCGGTTGCATCGGAGGGCCTTATTCGACCCGCCGGGCTCAGGGTCCTACTACGCGAGGAACAACGTGACCGGGGTTCTCACGGCCTGGGCCTCGAGGACCAGATTGAACGGCGTTTGGGCGGCCCTTGGCATCCCGGCGCCGCTTGTCCTCCACGTCGTGGAGGGCGGGGATCCACGAGCGGGCCAGGTCGCCGATGTAGGCGGGACCGAAGAAGCGCTCGGCGGCCCCGAACACCGCAGATTGAGACGCGGGCGATCATCCCCCTGGTGTCTCGGCCAGCACGGGAGCGGTCGGTGCTACCCGTTGTCGGGCCGAAGGGGAGCCGGCGTCCGCGCCCTCAGGAGTGATCGATCAGGTAGCGCCACTTCCCGTCATCACCGCGCCGCATCACCTCGGTGGCCCGCACTGGGATGAGGGTCGCCTCGGTTGAGTCAGGGGACTCCAGGCGGACCGTCGCCACGAGATGAGCAACGGCCAGGTTGCCGTCCCGGACGATCTCGCGGGACTCGATGTCGAGGGCCAGGAACTGGCCCATGGCCGACATCCCTTCCCACGTCGCCTTGATCTCGTCCCTGCCCCGGGCCCGGACCTCCATGGTCGCCATCACCAGAAGGGCGTCCTCCTCGTAGAGGTCGGCCAGGGCCGAGAAGTCATTGGTCACGGCCGCCTTCTCGAATTCCACGATCACGTCTTCGGGGGAATCGGCCATCTCCACCTCCCTGTGGTCCGCGGGAACTGCGTCAACATCGAGTGTGTCCGCCACCCGGCGCGTGGACAAGGGGGGAAATCGGGCGGACCGGAAGCTTTGAGCCATCTCGGGCGCCCGGGGCCGGGCCGATGGGGGGGCTCCACCTGTGGGAGGGCTCCACCTGTGGGAGGACTCCAGCTGAAGGCCCGGTCAGGCAGGCGTGACCGCCCCCGGGGGAGGGATCACCCCGGGCCCGGTGGTGAGACATCCGGAGAGCGGGACCGGGTTGGCGGCGCTCGGGAGCTTCGGCGGCACCAGGAACGCCGGGGGGGCTTCGAGGTCCACCATGTCGAGCAGGTTGGCGGCGTTGGCGTCACGCGCCGTCAGGGCCGGCAGGTTCCACTTGGTCTCGACCAGCTTGAGCACCGAGGTGTGGTCGTAGGTGACGTGCGACACGTAGTTCTTCCTGGCGTACGGGGACACCACGCCGGACGGCACCCGGAGCCCGTACCGGTCGAACTTCCCGGGCGGATCGATGGGCAGGAGTTGGGGAGCGACGTCGTCGGGCGGCACTGCCGCCGGAGGGGGCACGTGGTCGTAGTACCCGCCTGACTCGTCGTAGGTCCACAGGAGGAGGGTCTTCGACCACCCCGGCCCGTCCATCACCGCGTTGACGACCCGGCCGAGGAACTGGTCCCCGTACTGGACGTCCTGGGGGTCCTCCTCCGACTGCTTGTTGTAGTCGGGGTCGACGATGCAGAAGGCGGGCAGGCGGCCCGCCGCCGCATCCGCGTAGAACGACGCGATCGGGGCCAGGCGGGAGGCGATCGGAGCCTGCTTGAGGAGGGGGAGGAACACGCCCGCGGTCGGAAGGTTGGTGTAGTAGTTCCTCCAGGCGATGCCGTACCGGTTGAGGGTGTCGAAGATGGTCCCGTTGGGCGGCAGGACGGTGGGGAGGGTGTCGATGGTAAGACCCAGAGAGGTCCCTGCCAGCAGGTACCGGCGGTTGGGGTAGGTCTGGGCCATGACCGAGCAGAAGTAGCGGTCCGCGACCGGGAAGACCTGGGCCAGCCCGACGGTGAAGGGCAGATCGGCGGAGGTGAAGTAGCCCATCGACACCGGACCGCTGGCACTGGTGACGAAGCCGTCCATCCTCCCCCCGGCGTAGCTGGCGTGGGTGGCCGACCAGGAGTTCGACGGATGGGACTTCGGCTGGCACGGGGTCGGCATGGGGAAGGCGTGGACCAGGTTGCCGTGCCCGTCCGGATTGGTCGCGGTGGGAACGCCGTTGTTCAGCCTGAACCCGTCACCCCGCCCCGACATCCCGAGGATGTTGTCGTAGGAGTGGTTCTCCATCATCACGACGACGATGTGCTCGATCTGGGGCAGGGTGTCGGTGCCGGCGGCGAGGTGGGGGAAGGGGAGCGACCCGGCTGTCCGGCCGGTGGTCGGGACGCCGGCGAAGGCCATTCCGGGCACCGTGGTCCTGGTCCTCACGGCGGAGGAGGAGGGACGCCCGGCCGAGCCGCTGCACGCGGACAGCACCGCCCCGGCCCCGCCGGCCACCATGGCCCCCAGGAAGCTGCGGCGGGGAAGGAGGGGCGCCGGAGAAGGCTGGGAATCTCGGATCACTGGTGAGGCTGGCCTTCCCCCGACGAGGTTGAGCTTCTCCCGGCCGGTAGTCAACCAGGCGATCCGCAGGTCGGGTGGTCCGTACAGGCGCCGGGTTGCGGACTAGTCCGAACGGGTCATTTCGTAAATGGGTCTGGTCGGATTTGTCCGTCTTGGGATATAAGACTCTTTGTGGTAGATAACGCGCTCTCCGTGGCGGCGGCCCGGCGTGACTCCTCGTAGAGCCGCCGCCGAAGCGTCGATCGCCGCCAACGTCGCCACCCAGCTGGCCGACCACGACGGCGACGTCCTGGCCCGCTACCGCCTCGGCGACTCCTGGCAGCTGGAGTACGTGTCCGCCTCGGTCGAGCAGCTCCTCGGCTACACGCCGGCCGAGCTGGCCGCCGGCAACTCCTTCGTGCTGGGCCTGGTCCATCCCGACGACCGGTCGAACCTGGCGGACCCGTTCGGCTCCCGGCCCGGCACCGCCGAGCTGCGTCTCCGTCACCGGGACGGCCACTGGGTGTGGACCGAGCTCCGGGTGGCGCCGGTCCCGGAGAAGGACGGCACGCTCATGTGGGTCGACGCCGTGGTGCGCGACATCCGCTCCCGGAAGGCGCTCGAGGAGGCCCTGGCCCAGCGGGGCCTGCACGACCCGCTGACCGGGCTGCCCAACCGGACCCTGCTGCTCGACCGCCTGGAGGGGGCTATAGCCCGGGCCCGGCGCAGCGGCCGCAACGTGGCGGTGGTGCTGGTCGACGTGGACCGCTTCAAGCTGGTCAACGACACCTACGGGCACGCCGCCGGAGACGAGCTGCTCCGCACCCTGGCCGGGCGGCTGGCGGAGGCGGTCCGGGCCACCGACACCGTCGGTCGCATCGGGGGGGACGAGTTCGTCGTCGTGTGCGACGGGCTGACGACCCCCGAGGACGCCGTGGAGATGTGCGAGCGGGTCCGCCTTCCTCTCTGCCAGCCGGTGCAGGTCGGCGACGGTCACGTTCAGGTCTCGGGCAGCATCGGCCTGGCCATCGGGGGGCCCGACTCCACCGCCGAGCGACTGCTCGGGGAGGCGGACGCCGCCATGTACCGGGCCAAGGAGCAGGGCCGCAACCGGGCCGAGGTGTACGACGAGACGATCCGCGAGCGGGCCCGCCGCCGCCTCGAGCTGGAGGCGGCCCTGCGCGACGCCCTGGTGTCGGGCGGGATCCGGGTCCACTTCCAGCCCGTGGTCTCGGTGGTCGACGGCCGGGTGGTCGAGTGCGAGGCGCTGGCCCGTTGGCGCCACGCCGGGGTGGACGTCGAGCCGGGGGAGTTCATCCCCGTCGCCGAGGACGCCGGTCTCATCGGGGCCCTGGGTCGGGTGGTGATGACCGAGGCGTGCCGGCAGGCGGTCAGCTGGCCCGATCCGCTGGCGGTCTCGGTCAACCTGTCACCGCGGCAGCTCTCGGAGCGCAGCGTGGTCCAGATGGTCGAGGACGTGCTGGCCGAGACCGGGCTCCCGCCGTCCCGGCTGTGCCTCGAGATCACCGAGAGCGCCATGGTCGACGACCTCGAGTCGGCCCGCCTCACGCTGGCCCGGCTCCACCGCCTCGGTGTGCGCCTCAGCCTCGACGACTTCGGCACCGGGTACTCCTCCCTGGTCCATCTGCGCCAGCTCCCCTTCCACCAGCTGAAGGTGGACCGCAGCTTCGTGGCCGGGCTCGGCTACGAGCCGAGCGACACGGCCATCGTGGCGGGGGTGGTGAGCCTCGGCCATGCCCTCGGGATGCTGGTCGTGGCCGAGGGCGTGGAGACCGAGACCCAGGTGGGAGAGCTGTGCGCCCTCGGGTGCGAGCTCGGCCAGGGGCGGTTCTGGTGCCCCCCGCTGTCCGGGCCCGACGTGGCGCGCTGGTTGGCCGAGCACCGGCCCGATCCGGCCGGCCAGGTCGAGATCGACCTGCGCCAGGAGGCCGGGCGCTACGGCGTGCTGCTGGTCGACGACTCCAGCGACATGCGCTTCTTGATGCGCACCGCCATCCGGGCGGCCCGCGGCCCGCTCCGCGTCCTCGGCGAAGCCAGCGACGGCACCCAGGCGGTCGCCGCGGCCGGCGAGCTCCAGCCCGACGTGATCCTCCTCGACCTGGTGATGCCCGACCGGGGCGGCATCGACGTGCTCCCCGAGCTGCTGCGGGTGTCCCCGGACAGCCAGGTGATCGTGATGTCCGGCTTCGTCTCGCCGGCGCTGGAGCAGTCGGCCCTCGACGCCGGCGCCCGGGCCTACATAACCAAGGGCGTTCCTCTGCCGGTCGTGCTCCAGCGGGTGGCCGACGTGGCCCTGGCCGGGGCCCCGGCCGCCTGACGGGCCGGATCCGGCGGGCCGTCCCCGGCGAAAATATCCGCAAGAGGAGTGTCCGGATCTCAGGTTCCCCCCGATATGTCCGATTCATCCCCCAGGCGGTGGTTACCGGCGGGAGGCTGGCATGGCGGTACGGGCGGTGGTCATCGATGACAGCGACGACATCCGGCTCCTGCTCCGCATGGCGCTCGGGGCCGACGGGTTCGAGATCGTGGGTGAGGCGGTCGACGGCCGGGCCGGGATCGAGGTCGTGGCCGGCCACCAGCCCGATGCGGTCATCCTCGACGTGATGATGCCGGTGATGAACGGCCTCGACGCCCTGCCGGAGATCCGAAGGGTGGCTCCCGGCACCCCGGTCGTCCTCTACTCCTCGGTGGGCACCGACGAGATGGACGAGCGGGCCCGGGATGCCGACGCCGTCGTGGTGAAGGAGGCCGGCGTGTCGAGGCTGGCCGTCACGCTCAGGGAGATCCTGGCGCGGAAGGTTCCGTCGATCCTCTGACCGCGGGCCCGGGGGCGCGGACGGGGGACAGCTCCGGGTACCCGGTCGCCGGTAGGCGGCTCAGCGCCTCGAGCGCCATCTCGGCCCCCTCGTCGAGCAGGTCGGACGAGCCGACGGGGTCGGCCCGCCGGGCCAGGTCGAGGGAGGAGCGGGCCGCGCCGGTGAATGCCGCGTTCCGGTAGAGGCCGGCGGTCCACAACAGGTTCTGGGCCCATATGGCGTCGTAGGGCGGGATCCCGTAGGTGTGGTGGACCCTGAAGTAGGCCATGGAGCGCCGGGCCAGATCGACGGCATCAACCAGCGGGTGCCGAGCCGGATCCACGGTCGCCAGGGCGGCCATGGCGCCGACCACGATGCCCTGGTTGTAGGTGAGCTTGTCGGCGTCGATCGTCGCCGGTCCGGTGTCGTCCCCGATGTGGTCGTCGTACAGGCCGGTCCCCCGGTCCCGGAGGTTGTGCTCGACCCAGTCCAGGATGCGGGCGCTCCAGGTCAGGTAGCTCGACTGGCCCGTCTCCGCATAGAGGGCGCTGCCGAGGACGACGGCGGGGGCGTTCGACACGACCGCCTTCTCGTGGTCGGTCCCACCGTCGGTGTGGCTCTTCCAGTAGATGCCGCCATGGCGCGGGTCCCAGTTGGCGATAGCCATGCGGAAGACCGCCGCCGCCCTGGCCAGATCGGCCCGGTGCCCGGTCGTGAGGTAGTCCTGGTCCACCGCCAGGGCCATCCACAGACTGTCGTCCACCCGCGGCGGGTCGGGATGAAAGTGGATGGCGGCCGGCCCCTGGTCGAAGGCGGCCGGCGCCTTGCCGTAGGAGGTGTCCCAGTAGGAGGCGTCGATGGCGGCGACGTTGTCCTCGACGTCGGTGCGGCAGGCTTGGCCACCAGGCCGGAGGGACGTGAAGTACAAAGCGTTGAGGGCGTGGTAGTCCGACCAGATGCTCGCGTACCAGCCGATCTCGTAGTTCCGCAGGAGATTGGTGTTGGTCTCGAACTCCGACTCCAACCGGGCGCACGGTTGCGCTGGACGGTCCCGGACAACGGGGACGGCTCTGGTCACGGCCGCGACGAGGTCGGATGCCGCCAGGTCCCCCAGCACGGAGGCCTGATGATGCCCGGGCACTCGTGGCACCCACACCAGGACGGCCACGATCACCACGGCCGCGGCCCACCGGCGCCGCCGCCTCCGGGACGACGACCGCTCGGCCGAGGTCCGCGCCCGGGCCGGGTCCAGCATCACTTTCATCGGAGGGTCTCTTCTACACGAGTGACGGTGGCAGCATCCCGCCGCCGAGCTCGGGTGGCGGCACCGGCGCAGGGAGCTTCCCGGCGTCGGATCGAGGTATGGCATCATCGGCGGGTGGCGTTCGAACCCCTGTCCTTCACCTGCCCGCGGTGTCAACGACCGGCTGAAGCGCTGACCTACGGGCCCTGTGGGCAGTGTCGTGACGAGTTGCGGGCCCGGTTCCGCTCCGAGGGCAGGGACATCGAGGTGGCCGAGTACGAGCCGAAGATGAACGTGGTCCCGAACCAGGTGGCGCTCAAGGAGTGACCCGGACCCGCCAGGCCGCATGAGCAGCGCCCTGCCGTACGACGACGGCCGCATCTCCTGCGACGACCACGGGCTCAGGGTCGCCTGGTACTACCCCTGGGGGACCAAGCGGATCCCGTACGCCTCGATCCGCGGGGTCAGCGATCTCCGACTGTCCGGGGCCAATCGCCTCCGGCGCTGGCGCATCTGGGGGTCGGGGGACTTCGTCCACTGGTGGAACCTCGACCCCGGACGGCCCAAGAAGTCGGTGGCGCTGGTCCTGGACACCGGTGGCCGCATCCGGCCCACCATCACGCCCGACGACCCCGACGCCGTGCGACGGATTGTCACGGAGCGGCGCGGCGCCTGATCAAACCGGTTCGTAGGTGCCGGTGACCGCTACGATGGCTCCCGGAACGGGCGGGTCGGGCGGATCTCGCCGGGGAGGGCCCATGGCGACCGTGAGCGTGCGGTACATCGTGAACGACGTCGACGAGGCGATCGCCTTCTACGCGGGCTCACTGGGGTTCACAGAGGTGATGCATCCGGCCCCGAGCTTCGCCATGCTCACCCGCGGAGACCTGCGCCTCGTCCTGTCGGCGCCCGGTGGAGGGCCGGGAGGGGGAGCGGCCATGGCCGACGGCACGCTGCCCACGCCGGGAGGCTGGAATCGATTCTCCCTCGAGGTGGACGACCTCGACGAGCTGGTCGAGAAGCTCCGAGGACGCGGTGTCCGGTTCCGCAACGAGATCGTGCAGGGAGCGGGCGGCAAGCAGACGATCGCCGAGGACCCCTCGGGCAATCCGGTGGAGCTGTTCCAGCCCACCATCGACGAGGCGAGACTCTCCGACGCCGACACGAGGGCCTGAGCCGGCCGGTCTCCGCGGGGTGACCGGTTGCTCCACGCTCCGATATGGAGCGCTGCGCCTGTGACCCACGCCCACGATCACCACCACGTCGACGAGAGCACGGACCGCCGCTCCCTGCTGATCGCCCTCGGGCTGATCAGCGCCTTCATGGTCGCCGAGGTGACGGCGGCGGTCCTGGCCCACTCTCTGGCCCTCTTGGCCGATGCCGGTCACATGCTCATCGACGCCGGGGCCCTGGCCGGCGCCTTGTGGGCCATCCGCCTGGCGGCCCAGCCGGTGTCGGCGCGCTGGAGCTACGGATTCAAGCGGGCCGAGATCCTCGCCGCCTCGGTGAACGGTGTGACCCTGGTCGTCGTCGGCGGGATCGTGCTGGTCGCGGCGGTTCAGCGCCTCCTGCACCCGATCCGGGTGGCCGGCCCCACCATCCTGGCCGTGGCGCTGGCCGGGGTGGTCGTCAACGTGTCAGCCACCTGGGTGCTGGCGGGGGCCAGGAGCTCAGGGCTCAATGTGGAGGGAGCCTTCCAGCACATCGTCACCGACGCGGCCGGATTCATCGCCACAGCGGTGGCGGCAGCCGTGATCATCACCACCGGATACCGGCGGGCCGACGCCATCGCCTCACTGGTGGTGGTCGGGCTGATGGGTCGGGCGGCATGGGGCCTGCTGCGGGCGTCCGGGCACATCCTGCTCGAGGGAACCCCCGAAGGTGTCGATCTCGATGCCGTCCGCCGTCATCTGCTGGCGGCGGACGACCACGTCCTGGAGGTCCACGACCTCCATGCCTGGGTGCTCACGTCCAGCCTCCCGGCCATCTCGGCCCACGTCGTGGTGGACGACTCCTGCTTCGCCGACGGGCACGCCCCGCAGATTCTCGACGCCCTCCAGGCGGCTCTGATCGGTGAGTTCGACGTGGAGCACTCGACCATCCAGCTGGAGATGGCCGGCCACTCCGAACACGAGCTCGGCGCGCACTGACCACCACCGGCTCCCAGGCGCGGGGCGCCGGCCGATCTCAGGCCGGGCCGGGCCACCTCGCCAGCTCATAGGCGTAGGTGGCCGGGAACCGGAAGCTGCCATCAGGCGAGTAGGGCCCCAGCCGCTCGGCCAGCTCGTGTTCGAACTCCTCCGACTTGGTGCCGAGGGCGCTCCGGTTGAGCATCGACGTCGAGTACAGAAAGCCGATCAGCGTCTCCACCGTCCACGTCTGATCGGCGCTGAACCCGAACCTGCCGAGGTAGTCGAACCCGGCCCGCCGGAGGACAGCCTCGTGGGGATCGCTCTCCATTACGGACGCCCAGCCGGCGGGAACCCGGTCCGTGGTGCCGGCCCGGGCCATCCACTCGACGATGAGGTCCTCCAGGGCCTTCTGCCACGGGAGGTCCCCCTGCGAGGGCGTATCGCCCCACACGATTGCGACCCCGCCCCCGGGGCCGGCCCACGACCGCATCCGCTCGGCCACGACCCGGCGCTTCAGGCGGTGGAAGGCGTTACCGACGGTGATGAGCTCGAAGGATCCATCGAGGGCCACGGTCTCGGCCGATCCGGTCACC belongs to Acidimicrobiales bacterium and includes:
- a CDS encoding alkaline phosphatase family protein; this encodes MRRRRGAVLGTLGLAAVALASGLVGPGRGARGSPAAAPAWARPALAAHGHSELRTPGAVPDPARAAGTDTLPGVSHIVVLMLENHTFDNLFGMLGRGDGLARGRNGAPTATNPYPDGRVQHAFHMPTTCQLSSTPSQEWAASHNAYDNGRNDGFVRTPISPATTRIVGGVAMGYWTGADLPFTYSLASTFPIADRWFSSALAQTDPERRFLVAATAAGMTDDIGTSPGNAVPDAGLATPDPTIFNELDTHGISWTDYAASYPTGATPELFPVTDGPTEALHHAGFDQFYNDSAAGNLSSFTLLDPDYGTQSQENPQNIAVGEGLLARVVDALGSSPLWPSTMLVVTYDEGGGYYDHVPPPSALAPDAVPPMVQPGEASYDGYARYGFRVPAVIVSPYAKRGYVSHRLYDHTSILAMVERKWNLPALTYRDANANDLTDFLDLGALARHAPTFPKLPRLAPPGDTPAALACSKTGPGAVPPPGSVTS
- a CDS encoding SgcJ/EcaC family oxidoreductase, whose translation is MADSPEDVIVEFEKAAVTNDFSALADLYEEDALLVMATMEVRARGRDEIKATWEGMSAMGQFLALDIESREIVRDGNLAVAHLVATVRLESPDSTEATLIPVRATEVMRRGDDGKWRYLIDHS
- a CDS encoding alkaline phosphatase family protein; translation: MIRDSQPSPAPLLPRRSFLGAMVAGGAGAVLSACSGSAGRPSSSAVRTRTTVPGMAFAGVPTTGRTAGSLPFPHLAAGTDTLPQIEHIVVVMMENHSYDNILGMSGRGDGFRLNNGVPTATNPDGHGNLVHAFPMPTPCQPKSHPSNSWSATHASYAGGRMDGFVTSASGPVSMGYFTSADLPFTVGLAQVFPVADRYFCSVMAQTYPNRRYLLAGTSLGLTIDTLPTVLPPNGTIFDTLNRYGIAWRNYYTNLPTAGVFLPLLKQAPIASRLAPIASFYADAAAGRLPAFCIVDPDYNKQSEEDPQDVQYGDQFLGRVVNAVMDGPGWSKTLLLWTYDESGGYYDHVPPPAAVPPDDVAPQLLPIDPPGKFDRYGLRVPSGVVSPYARKNYVSHVTYDHTSVLKLVETKWNLPALTARDANAANLLDMVDLEAPPAFLVPPKLPSAANPVPLSGCLTTGPGVIPPPGAVTPA
- a CDS encoding EAL domain-containing protein, producing the protein MTPRRAAAEASIAANVATQLADHDGDVLARYRLGDSWQLEYVSASVEQLLGYTPAELAAGNSFVLGLVHPDDRSNLADPFGSRPGTAELRLRHRDGHWVWTELRVAPVPEKDGTLMWVDAVVRDIRSRKALEEALAQRGLHDPLTGLPNRTLLLDRLEGAIARARRSGRNVAVVLVDVDRFKLVNDTYGHAAGDELLRTLAGRLAEAVRATDTVGRIGGDEFVVVCDGLTTPEDAVEMCERVRLPLCQPVQVGDGHVQVSGSIGLAIGGPDSTAERLLGEADAAMYRAKEQGRNRAEVYDETIRERARRRLELEAALRDALVSGGIRVHFQPVVSVVDGRVVECEALARWRHAGVDVEPGEFIPVAEDAGLIGALGRVVMTEACRQAVSWPDPLAVSVNLSPRQLSERSVVQMVEDVLAETGLPPSRLCLEITESAMVDDLESARLTLARLHRLGVRLSLDDFGTGYSSLVHLRQLPFHQLKVDRSFVAGLGYEPSDTAIVAGVVSLGHALGMLVVAEGVETETQVGELCALGCELGQGRFWCPPLSGPDVARWLAEHRPDPAGQVEIDLRQEAGRYGVLLVDDSSDMRFLMRTAIRAARGPLRVLGEASDGTQAVAAAGELQPDVILLDLVMPDRGGIDVLPELLRVSPDSQVIVMSGFVSPALEQSALDAGARAYITKGVPLPVVLQRVADVALAGAPAA
- a CDS encoding response regulator, which produces MAVRAVVIDDSDDIRLLLRMALGADGFEIVGEAVDGRAGIEVVAGHQPDAVILDVMMPVMNGLDALPEIRRVAPGTPVVLYSSVGTDEMDERARDADAVVVKEAGVSRLAVTLREILARKVPSIL
- a CDS encoding glycoside hydrolase family 76 protein, yielding MKVMLDPARARTSAERSSSRRRRRRWAAAVVIVAVLVWVPRVPGHHQASVLGDLAASDLVAAVTRAVPVVRDRPAQPCARLESEFETNTNLLRNYEIGWYASIWSDYHALNALYFTSLRPGGQACRTDVEDNVAAIDASYWDTSYGKAPAAFDQGPAAIHFHPDPPRVDDSLWMALAVDQDYLTTGHRADLARAAAVFRMAIANWDPRHGGIYWKSHTDGGTDHEKAVVSNAPAVVLGSALYAETGQSSYLTWSARILDWVEHNLRDRGTGLYDDHIGDDTGPATIDADKLTYNQGIVVGAMAALATVDPARHPLVDAVDLARRSMAYFRVHHTYGIPPYDAIWAQNLLWTAGLYRNAAFTGAARSSLDLARRADPVGSSDLLDEGAEMALEALSRLPATGYPELSPVRAPGPAVRGSTEPSAPGSP
- a CDS encoding VOC family protein, encoding MSVRYIVNDVDEAIAFYAGSLGFTEVMHPAPSFAMLTRGDLRLVLSAPGGGPGGGAAMADGTLPTPGGWNRFSLEVDDLDELVEKLRGRGVRFRNEIVQGAGGKQTIAEDPSGNPVELFQPTIDEARLSDADTRA
- a CDS encoding cation diffusion facilitator family transporter, translated to MTHAHDHHHVDESTDRRSLLIALGLISAFMVAEVTAAVLAHSLALLADAGHMLIDAGALAGALWAIRLAAQPVSARWSYGFKRAEILAASVNGVTLVVVGGIVLVAAVQRLLHPIRVAGPTILAVALAGVVVNVSATWVLAGARSSGLNVEGAFQHIVTDAAGFIATAVAAAVIITTGYRRADAIASLVVVGLMGRAAWGLLRASGHILLEGTPEGVDLDAVRRHLLAADDHVLEVHDLHAWVLTSSLPAISAHVVVDDSCFADGHAPQILDALQAALIGEFDVEHSTIQLEMAGHSEHELGAH
- a CDS encoding class I SAM-dependent methyltransferase encodes the protein MTTDPVFRTDLYRGAAPYYDRYRPPYPETLFDDLLGRLPVSGTGRLLDLACGTGQVAFPLSPHFVEVVAVDQEPDAVQFGRTKAAAGADNIRWVTGSAETVALDGSFELITVGNAFHRLKRRVVAERMRSWAGPGGGVAIVWGDTPSQGDLPWQKALEDLIVEWMARAGTTDRVPAGWASVMESDPHEAVLRRAGFDYLGRFGFSADQTWTVETLIGFLYSTSMLNRSALGTKSEEFEHELAERLGPYSPDGSFRFPATYAYELARWPGPA